Proteins from a genomic interval of Chroococcidiopsis thermalis PCC 7203:
- a CDS encoding AAA family ATPase, with the protein MSSQTTVSIPIVPTANNREHAVSKERAIGEFSGLVGQSTAVSLLGGAIATNRIAPAYLFAGVDGVGKTLAARTFIAQLFDTHNLTNHPDLLWVEPTYLDRGELVNQSELAHSEVKPKSPPQIRIEQIRVVTQFLSCRALTAPSKVVVIQDADRMAASAANALLKTLEEPTSGSIILISSQPQKLLPTIASRCQAIPFHRLNGSNMIRVLERLGNAEITNDRAVVALAAGSPGQAIAHYNQLQTMPKVLVEQLELPPTNALNAMRLAKEIDTMLDFERQLWLLDYLQHLWWRSLGNTNWIEKLEAAKAALLKMASSRLVWEVLLLGN; encoded by the coding sequence ATGTCATCACAAACAACTGTATCTATTCCCATTGTTCCAACTGCAAACAATCGGGAACATGCTGTCAGCAAAGAACGAGCAATTGGTGAGTTTTCTGGTTTGGTGGGGCAATCAACAGCCGTATCTCTACTTGGAGGCGCGATCGCAACTAATCGAATTGCACCAGCATATCTGTTTGCTGGTGTAGATGGTGTGGGCAAAACACTGGCTGCTCGCACCTTCATCGCTCAACTCTTTGACACCCATAACCTCACTAACCATCCCGATCTATTATGGGTAGAACCAACCTACCTGGATCGGGGAGAATTGGTTAATCAAAGCGAGCTAGCTCACTCGGAGGTAAAGCCCAAGTCGCCGCCTCAAATTCGGATCGAGCAAATTAGAGTTGTTACTCAATTTCTCTCTTGCCGTGCGCTAACTGCACCTAGCAAAGTCGTAGTCATCCAAGACGCAGATCGAATGGCTGCTTCTGCTGCAAATGCTTTGCTGAAAACTTTAGAAGAACCAACCAGCGGCAGTATTATCCTGATTTCATCCCAGCCACAAAAACTACTACCTACCATTGCCAGCCGCTGTCAGGCGATCCCGTTTCATCGGCTGAATGGCAGTAATATGATACGGGTGCTGGAAAGACTTGGAAACGCGGAAATTACGAACGATCGGGCTGTCGTGGCGTTGGCTGCTGGTAGTCCAGGGCAAGCGATCGCCCACTACAACCAGTTGCAAACTATGCCAAAAGTGCTTGTAGAACAACTTGAGTTACCTCCCACTAATGCCTTGAATGCAATGCGCTTGGCGAAGGAAATAGATACGATGCTGGATTTCGAGCGACAACTGTGGCTGCTCGATTACCTTCAACACCTATGGTGGCGATCGCTTGGTAACACCAACTGGATAGAAAAACTGGAAGCAGCCAAAGCCGCCCTATTAAAGATGGCTTCTTCTAGGCTCGTTTGGGAAGTACTATTGCTGGGTAATTGA
- a CDS encoding alpha/beta fold hydrolase codes for MPYVTVGQENSATIDLHYEDLGTGQPIVLIHGFPLDGHSWEKQVLVLLNAGYRVITYDRRGFGASSQPSFGYDYNTFAADLNVLMTKLDLHDAVLIGFSMGTGEVTRYLGKYGSERVQKAVLMAPVPPFLLRTDDNPEGVDRSVFDGIMKAIVEDRPAYLSAFFQNFFNTDVLGGDRISKDAIQMSWNVAAGASAKGTLDCVPSWLTDFRDDLPRIDVPTLIVHGDADRILPLETTAARLPQSIKDSRLVVIPGGPHAINWTHADLVNPALLDFLKGN; via the coding sequence ATGCCTTACGTTACTGTCGGTCAAGAAAATTCTGCAACCATTGATCTCCACTACGAAGATCTGGGGACAGGTCAACCGATTGTTCTGATTCATGGATTTCCCCTCGACGGTCATTCCTGGGAAAAGCAGGTCTTAGTGCTGCTAAATGCGGGGTATCGAGTCATTACCTACGATCGCCGAGGATTCGGCGCTTCTAGCCAACCCTCGTTTGGCTACGACTACAATACGTTTGCAGCCGATTTGAACGTGCTGATGACCAAGCTTGACTTACATGATGCTGTGTTGATCGGCTTTTCAATGGGAACAGGCGAAGTCACGCGCTATCTTGGCAAATATGGCTCGGAGCGGGTGCAGAAAGCCGTGCTGATGGCTCCAGTGCCACCCTTTCTGCTGAGGACAGACGACAATCCCGAAGGAGTCGATCGCAGTGTCTTCGACGGCATTATGAAGGCAATTGTTGAAGATCGCCCAGCGTATCTATCAGCATTTTTCCAAAACTTCTTCAACACGGACGTGCTAGGAGGCGATCGCATTAGCAAAGATGCCATCCAGATGAGTTGGAATGTCGCGGCAGGAGCTTCTGCCAAGGGAACTTTAGACTGCGTGCCGTCGTGGTTGACCGATTTCCGTGACGATCTGCCACGCATCGACGTGCCAACCCTAATCGTTCATGGGGATGCCGATCGCATCCTCCCACTTGAAACGACCGCAGCGAGACTGCCACAGTCAATTAAAGACAGTCGCCTCGTGGTCATACCTGGCGGTCCTCATGCCATCAACTGGACTCATGCCGATCTGGTCAATCCTGCGCTGCTGGACTTTCTCAAAGGAAATTAA
- the vapC gene encoding type II toxin-antitoxin system tRNA(fMet)-specific endonuclease VapC has product MMYLLDTNTCIGYLKGRAVGVRQRLEAIPSTDVFVCSVVKAELFYGAMKSSNPERTLARQQEFLNQYVSLPFDDRAALIYGQIRAFLAINGTPIGPYDLQIAAIALANNLTLVSHNIREFSRVSQLNLEDWEAG; this is encoded by the coding sequence CTGATGTATTTACTGGATACCAATACTTGTATTGGATACTTGAAGGGTCGAGCAGTTGGTGTGAGGCAACGTTTAGAAGCAATACCGTCCACAGATGTCTTTGTCTGTTCTGTGGTTAAGGCTGAGTTATTTTATGGAGCGATGAAAAGCTCAAATCCAGAACGCACGCTGGCACGGCAGCAAGAGTTTCTCAACCAATATGTCTCCTTACCATTTGACGATAGAGCTGCCCTAATTTACGGACAGATTAGAGCTTTTCTTGCTATTAATGGTACGCCAATTGGACCCTACGATCTCCAAATTGCTGCGATTGCTTTGGCTAACAATTTAACACTAGTGTCTCACAATATTAGAGAGTTTAGTAGGGTATCTCAACTCAACCTTGAAGACTGGGAGGCAGGATAA
- the ssb gene encoding single-stranded DNA-binding protein, translated as MTQQFINRIELVGRVGQDPATHYFESGAMKTTLTLAVKPPYKSDLPMWWDLELWGNIAQVATDWVRKGSTIGVAGELKFDVWVDKNSGLPRSKPVIRVSELELISSSKRGEEPNASSHAPQASIANANF; from the coding sequence ATGACCCAACAATTCATCAATAGAATCGAATTAGTCGGTCGCGTCGGTCAAGATCCAGCTACCCACTACTTCGAGTCGGGTGCGATGAAAACTACCTTGACTCTTGCTGTCAAACCACCTTATAAAAGCGATTTACCAATGTGGTGGGACTTAGAACTGTGGGGAAATATTGCCCAAGTTGCTACTGATTGGGTACGTAAAGGTTCGACAATTGGTGTTGCTGGAGAACTCAAATTTGATGTTTGGGTTGACAAAAATAGCGGCTTACCTCGTAGCAAACCTGTCATTAGAGTCAGCGAATTAGAGCTAATTAGCTCCTCTAAACGCGGTGAAGAACCCAATGCTTCTAGTCATGCTCCACAAGCTAGCATAGCTAACGCTAATTTTTAA
- a CDS encoding SAM-dependent methyltransferase codes for MEPSAGFGKLATSLQQAGAIVEVIEPIPELQTSLSLQGLLLIGSDFLTTPNLGDRYERVVQNPPFSQQISHVKRAYQCLKVGGRLVSLVSHSPWQYNTSFYKQFRYWLNAVNAQVQDLPWGLFVNSVSEA; via the coding sequence TTGGAGCCATCGGCTGGTTTTGGTAAGCTAGCGACTTCTCTACAGCAAGCAGGAGCGATCGTCGAAGTTATCGAACCAATTCCAGAATTGCAAACGAGCCTATCACTACAAGGTTTACTACTAATTGGCTCGGACTTTCTGACTACTCCCAATCTAGGCGATCGCTACGAGCGAGTCGTACAAAATCCTCCTTTCTCACAGCAGATATCTCACGTGAAAAGAGCCTATCAATGCTTAAAAGTTGGAGGCAGGCTGGTCTCGCTTGTGAGTCATAGTCCTTGGCAATACAATACCAGTTTTTACAAGCAATTTCGGTATTGGTTAAACGCAGTTAATGCCCAAGTTCAGGATTTGCCTTGGGGATTATTTGTCAATAGCGTTAGCGAAGCTTAA
- the holA gene encoding DNA polymerase III subunit delta: MPIHIYWGEDEFLMSRVIKQLRSRVLDERWASFNYSEYPPDSKDSIPQAIADIMTPPLGTGGRLVYLPSSTLLGVCPKEMLQQLEHILAIVPATNFLLITTINKPDSRNKSVKLLLQFAQVKEFPSIPQWQTDTLIKQARNLAKETGIEFAPDAYRVLVEAVGNNTRLLVTQLEKLKVYANGVTVNADTVRELVTNNATNSLQLASAIRTGNVSLALKLVEDLIARNEPALKIAATLTTTFRTWLVVKLCIAANWQDDSAIAFLAEIKNPKRLYFLRQEVASIPASNLQKALSVLLELELMLKNGWDEKTTLQTQIVKICA; the protein is encoded by the coding sequence ATGCCAATACACATTTATTGGGGCGAAGACGAGTTCCTGATGAGTCGCGTGATTAAACAATTGCGATCGCGCGTTCTCGATGAACGATGGGCGAGTTTTAATTACTCCGAATATCCTCCAGATTCAAAAGATAGCATTCCTCAAGCGATCGCGGATATTATGACTCCTCCATTAGGAACGGGAGGTCGGTTAGTTTACTTACCATCCAGCACTCTATTGGGAGTTTGCCCGAAAGAAATGTTGCAGCAGTTAGAGCACATCTTAGCGATCGTACCAGCCACTAACTTTCTGCTGATTACTACTATTAACAAACCCGATTCTAGGAACAAGTCAGTGAAGCTGCTGCTACAATTTGCCCAAGTTAAGGAATTTCCCTCGATTCCCCAGTGGCAGACTGACACGCTGATAAAGCAAGCGCGTAACTTAGCAAAAGAAACGGGGATCGAGTTCGCACCTGATGCTTATCGAGTATTGGTTGAAGCAGTTGGTAACAATACGCGCTTATTAGTGACCCAGTTAGAAAAACTTAAAGTATACGCCAATGGTGTAACTGTCAATGCCGATACAGTGAGAGAATTAGTTACCAACAATGCAACAAACAGCTTGCAATTGGCAAGTGCTATTCGCACGGGTAATGTCTCTTTGGCATTAAAATTGGTTGAGGATTTAATTGCTAGAAATGAACCTGCCTTAAAAATTGCTGCCACCCTGACGACAACATTTAGAACTTGGTTAGTCGTCAAACTTTGCATCGCTGCTAACTGGCAGGACGATAGCGCAATCGCGTTCTTAGCAGAAATCAAAAATCCCAAACGGCTTTACTTCCTACGCCAAGAAGTTGCTAGCATTCCAGCCAGCAATTTGCAGAAAGCTTTGTCGGTGCTGTTGGAATTGGAATTAATGCTGAAGAATGGATGGGATGAAAAGACTACTCTCCAAACCCAAATCGTAAAAATCTGTGCTTAG
- the pglX gene encoding BREX-1 system adenine-specific DNA-methyltransferase PglX → MPPCLVKKEKSLTPQELTAIDPACGSGHILVYAFDLLFEIYKEQGYLERDIPALILTHNLYGLDIDERAAQLASFAVLMKARAKNSRILRQPPALNITAVRPTHSQTLPPAAELKAEDWEPLVEAFKNADNLGSLITPPPFDAQKLKAQLEKLENSDRNPLFREYVPALQGLLLQAELLSNQYWVVVANPPYMGSGSFNDVVKKFVNTNYQNSKSDLFAVFMELCIKMVANTGFMATINQHSWMFLSSYENLRKELLTKYTIESMVHLGARAFPEIGGEVVQSTTFVLSKQSPQDRTGNYVRLVNYNSAESKEKKYLSGEHRYFGVNQADFAKIPGSAIAYWVCKNIFNIFWQSHNLGKIAVTTKGIATNKNDRFIRCWQEVSIERTNLKYSTKGKNNSIKSWFALSKGGEFRRWYGNLEYVINYLNDGEEVREYRVKVGQAEALPGAKYYFLQGITWSKISSSFFGVRFLPKELIFDDASPSLFTSKNYIYWLLGYMCSNVAFELIKVISSTLNFQSGDIKNLPAPVNNESHTYAQNIALSAIEISRQDWDNFETSWDFPTHPLLRHNTKHLSEAFTIWQSKSETAFRELQRLEEENNCYWIEAYGLQDELTPEVPDDQITIRRADLDRDIRSLISYAVGCMMGRYSLDKPGLIHAGQPFDPTLHQTFPASSNAIIPITDQAYFDDDIVTRFIEFLRVAYSPETLTENLNFIANALKLKNGESAQERIRRYFVQEFISDHIQTYKKRPIYWLFTSGKKRAFGALVYLHRYNEDTLARIRTDYVLELQVKLDGEIARSQQQLDNASSSAAKKAATNRLKELQAQQLELRDYQAKLQTLADARITLNLDDGVAYNYTRFKGLVYEGSDLKMADLEKASQWKRELL, encoded by the coding sequence TTGCCCCCTTGCCTAGTCAAGAAGGAGAAGTCTTTAACACCCCAAGAGCTGACTGCGATCGATCCTGCTTGTGGTAGCGGTCATATATTAGTGTATGCGTTTGATTTGCTGTTTGAGATTTACAAGGAGCAAGGTTATCTAGAACGGGATATTCCGGCGTTGATTTTGACGCACAATTTGTATGGTTTAGATATTGATGAACGTGCGGCGCAGTTGGCAAGTTTTGCCGTGTTGATGAAGGCACGGGCGAAAAATTCGCGGATTCTGCGGCAGCCACCTGCTTTGAATATTACAGCGGTGCGTCCTACTCATAGTCAGACTTTACCGCCTGCTGCGGAATTGAAAGCTGAAGATTGGGAACCGCTAGTTGAGGCTTTTAAGAATGCCGATAATTTGGGAAGTTTGATTACGCCACCACCTTTTGATGCACAGAAGTTGAAAGCGCAATTGGAGAAGTTGGAAAATAGCGATCGCAATCCACTATTTCGAGAATATGTTCCAGCTTTGCAAGGGTTACTTTTACAGGCAGAGTTGTTGAGTAATCAGTATTGGGTTGTGGTGGCAAATCCGCCTTACATGGGTAGCGGCTCGTTTAATGATGTAGTCAAAAAGTTTGTTAATACGAATTATCAAAACAGTAAAAGTGATTTATTTGCTGTTTTTATGGAACTGTGTATAAAGATGGTTGCTAATACTGGGTTTATGGCAACCATCAATCAACATTCTTGGATGTTCCTCAGTAGTTATGAAAATTTACGAAAAGAATTGTTGACAAAATACACTATAGAGTCAATGGTTCACTTGGGAGCAAGAGCCTTTCCTGAAATAGGTGGCGAAGTTGTACAATCAACAACTTTTGTATTGAGTAAACAAAGCCCTCAAGATAGAACAGGAAATTATGTTCGTTTAGTTAATTATAATAGTGCTGAGTCGAAAGAGAAAAAATACCTCAGTGGTGAACATAGGTATTTTGGAGTTAATCAAGCTGACTTTGCGAAGATACCAGGGAGTGCGATCGCTTACTGGGTCTGTAAAAATATTTTTAACATTTTTTGGCAAAGTCATAACTTAGGTAAAATTGCTGTTACTACTAAAGGAATAGCAACCAATAAAAACGATCGTTTTATACGTTGTTGGCAAGAAGTAAGTATTGAGCGCACAAATTTGAAATATTCAACTAAAGGTAAAAATAATTCAATTAAATCTTGGTTTGCATTAAGCAAAGGTGGAGAATTTAGAAGATGGTACGGAAATTTGGAATACGTTATTAACTACTTGAATGACGGGGAAGAAGTGAGAGAGTATAGGGTCAAAGTTGGACAAGCTGAAGCATTGCCAGGAGCCAAATATTACTTTCTTCAGGGTATTACGTGGTCAAAAATAAGTTCGTCGTTTTTTGGTGTACGTTTTTTACCAAAAGAATTAATTTTTGATGATGCAAGTCCATCATTATTTACAAGCAAAAATTATATTTATTGGCTGTTGGGATATATGTGTTCTAACGTTGCTTTTGAGTTAATTAAAGTTATAAGTTCTACACTTAATTTTCAGTCAGGTGATATCAAAAATTTACCTGCGCCAGTCAATAATGAATCGCATACGTATGCTCAAAATATTGCCTTATCAGCTATCGAAATTTCTCGTCAAGACTGGGACAATTTTGAAACCTCCTGGGACTTCCCAACCCATCCGCTATTACGTCACAACACCAAACACCTCAGCGAAGCTTTCACCATTTGGCAAAGTAAATCAGAAACCGCCTTCCGCGAACTCCAACGCCTTGAAGAAGAAAACAACTGCTACTGGATAGAAGCCTACGGCTTACAAGACGAACTTACCCCAGAAGTACCCGACGACCAAATCACCATCCGCCGCGCCGACTTAGACAGAGATATCCGTTCCCTCATCTCCTACGCAGTTGGCTGTATGATGGGGCGCTATTCTCTCGACAAACCAGGACTCATTCACGCCGGACAACCTTTCGACCCCACCCTACACCAAACCTTCCCCGCCAGCAGTAATGCAATTATTCCGATTACCGACCAAGCATACTTTGATGACGACATCGTTACCCGCTTCATAGAATTTCTGCGCGTCGCCTACAGTCCCGAAACCCTCACCGAAAATCTCAATTTCATCGCCAACGCCCTCAAACTTAAAAACGGAGAAAGTGCCCAAGAACGCATCCGTCGCTACTTTGTGCAAGAATTCATCTCCGACCACATTCAAACTTATAAAAAGCGTCCTATTTACTGGCTATTTACTAGTGGTAAAAAACGAGCCTTTGGCGCATTAGTCTACTTACACCGCTACAACGAAGACACCCTCGCCCGCATCCGCACCGATTACGTTTTGGAATTGCAAGTCAAATTAGACGGTGAAATTGCACGATCGCAACAACAGCTAGACAACGCCAGTTCCAGCGCCGCTAAAAAAGCCGCCACCAACCGCTTAAAAGAACTGCAAGCCCAACAGCTAGAACTGCGAGATTACCAAGCCAAGCTGCAAACCCTAGCCGATGCGCGAATTACACTCAACCTTGACGATGGAGTAGCCTACAACTACACTCGCTTCAAAGGCTTGGTTTATGAAGGCTCTGATTTAAAAATGGCAGATTTAGAGAAAGCTTCTCAATGGAAAAGGGAGTTATTGTAA